Within Candidatus Dadabacteria bacterium, the genomic segment TCACACGAAGATTGTTTCAAGAGGCGTGAACCGGGCTCATCTGTGCACGGATATGCCCTTTCTTTCCTATCAGAAATCTCCCGAAGATGCTATAGAGAGCGCCGGAAGACTTTTAAAGGAAGGGAGGGCTGAGTCGGTTAAGCTTGAGGTAAATGATGCATACGTCGATACCGTGTACCGCATCCAGAAAGCCGGGATTCCCGTTGTTGCTCATATAGGGCTTTGTCCGCAGTCTGTTCACGTAATGGGTGGTTACAAGGTACAGGGAAGTCTGCCGGGCGAGCGCGAAACGCTTTTGGGTCTCGCCAAGTCCTGTGAACAGGCGGGCGCTTTCATGGTGGTTATCGAAAGCGTTTTGTCTGAGGTGGCCAGAGATGTTACCAAGAGTCTAGGAATACCGACAGTTGGGATAGGGTCCGGGGGGGATTGCGACGGACAGGTGCTTGTTGTAAACGACATGATCGGCCTGACGCCGGAGCCACTCCCCAAGTTCGTCAAGAAATACGCGAAGGTTGCAAAGACAATCTCCGATTCAACAAAAAAATACGTGAAAGAGGTAAAAAAAGGGACTTTTCCTTCACAGGAGCAGTCTTATGGATAGTGCGGGGGTGCTTTCTGTGCTCAACTGCCCTTCCGACATGAAGAGTATTTCCGATGCTTGCAGGAAAGCGGGCAAGAAACTCGGCTTTGTTCCCACTATGGGGGCCCTGCACACAGGGCATATTACACTCGTGGAGGAATCGGTTAGAAGGGCGGACGTTACAGTCGCAAGTGTTTTTGTTAACCCCACGCAGTTCGGACCCGGTGAGGACTTTGATCGTTACGAAAGGGACTACGAAGGCGACGTGGAAAAACTCGCGCGTTGCGGCGTTAACTATCTGTTTTATCCGGATATAAGCGATATTTATCCTGACGGCTTTCAGACCACGGTTTCTGTGGGAAACCTTGGGGACTGCCTCTGCGGTCCTTTCAGGCCGGGGCATTTTGACGGGGTAGCGACGGTTGTGCTTAAGCTGTTTAACATTGTCCGTCCGGATTTTGCGGTGTTTGGAAGAAAGGACTACCAGCAGCTTAAGATTGTTCAGAAGATGGTACGGGATTTTGATATGGACATCGAGATAGTGGAAATGCCTATAGTACGGGAACCTGACGGACTTGCCATGAGTTCAAGAAACGCTTACCTCAGCGCGGAGCAGAGAATCAGGGCGGCTTCGGTGAGCAAAGCCCTGCGAGAGATCGGAAAGAAGTTCAAAAGCGGTTGCGATGACTGCAAAATTCTGCTTGCCGAGGCAGATAGGGTATTGCGTATGGCTCAAATTAATGATATTGATTATATTGAGATAAGAGACCCTGAAACCCTAGAGCTCCGGCACAGAGCCGTGGAGGGTGACTTGGTGGCGTTGGCTGTGAGGCTGGACGATACCAGGCTTATCGATAATATTGTGCTTTAAGAGGTTGGTAATGCAGAGAGTACTTCTTAAATCCAAACTACACAGAGTTACGGTAACTGATGCCGAGTTGGATTATGAAGGGAGTCTTACGCTTGATAGAAATCTCATGGACGCGGCGGATCTGTTTCCCTATGAAGAGGTTCACATTTTCAATCTGACCAATGGCCACCGTTTTTCAACCTACGTGATTGAAGGCGCGAGAGGTTCGAACATAGTTTGTGTAAACGGTGCGGCGGCGCATCTTGCGAGAAAAGGCGATTGCTTGATAATAGCGGATTTTGCAATCTATGATGAAGAACAGAGCCAAACACACAGACCCAAGCTTATATACGTTGATGAGATGAACAATATAAT encodes:
- the panB gene encoding 3-methyl-2-oxobutanoate hydroxymethyltransferase, whose protein sequence is MKKLRTTDFRKMKEQGEKIAMITAYDATIAAIVDAAGVDVVLVGDSLGNVVQGLEDTLSVTLDEMIYHTKIVSRGVNRAHLCTDMPFLSYQKSPEDAIESAGRLLKEGRAESVKLEVNDAYVDTVYRIQKAGIPVVAHIGLCPQSVHVMGGYKVQGSLPGERETLLGLAKSCEQAGAFMVVIESVLSEVARDVTKSLGIPTVGIGSGGDCDGQVLVVNDMIGLTPEPLPKFVKKYAKVAKTISDSTKKYVKEVKKGTFPSQEQSYG
- the panC gene encoding pantoate--beta-alanine ligase encodes the protein MDSAGVLSVLNCPSDMKSISDACRKAGKKLGFVPTMGALHTGHITLVEESVRRADVTVASVFVNPTQFGPGEDFDRYERDYEGDVEKLARCGVNYLFYPDISDIYPDGFQTTVSVGNLGDCLCGPFRPGHFDGVATVVLKLFNIVRPDFAVFGRKDYQQLKIVQKMVRDFDMDIEIVEMPIVREPDGLAMSSRNAYLSAEQRIRAASVSKALREIGKKFKSGCDDCKILLAEADRVLRMAQINDIDYIEIRDPETLELRHRAVEGDLVALAVRLDDTRLIDNIVL
- a CDS encoding aspartate 1-decarboxylase, whose protein sequence is MQRVLLKSKLHRVTVTDAELDYEGSLTLDRNLMDAADLFPYEEVHIFNLTNGHRFSTYVIEGARGSNIVCVNGAAAHLARKGDCLIIADFAIYDEEQSQTHRPKLIYVDEMNNIISIKSGINGLKLATDG